The sequence TACGGGTTACAAGTCGGGTTTCGAAGTTCCCAGGGAATACCTACGTAACCTGAACCGACTTGCAGGAATGCTGGAACTAGTCGACGAACAGTTCTGCCTCATCCGTTCGGGAATCAACGATTACCGTCGTCAGGTTCAGTCCCTGGTAAGTTCGGGAAGTTTCGACGAGATCGAACTGAATGGAGACTCCTTCAGCAACTATCTGGAATTACGCCCGTTTGATGCACTGAACAAGCGAATCGCTTCCATCAACCAGGCGGAAATCCACGAAACCTCACTCTCCCGCTTCCTGAGCGTATTTGTCTCCTTCGGATTCAAGACGCTAGGCGACATCGACCGACTCATCAAGAGAGATTCCGAAGACGCCTACCAGCTAGCCGCCTTCCAGCTTGCCAACACGGATCTTGACATCATCAACTCGTCTCTCGGCGTCATTTCCCTTTGCGCCGTCCATGTGCTCAAGCAGGGCGGGGGGATGCTAGAACTGACAAGATTCCTAGAAGACCTCAACGGAGCGTCTGCCAACAACAAGCACCGCGCAGAAGGGCTCCTCCGTGTCGCACAGAACCTGTCGTTTATGAAGAAATGACTTGTTGACCGTAGGAAGTAAACTAAAAACAGAAAGTCCCCGGCACGACTGCCGAGGACTTGTTGCTTATCAAGGAAAGTTAATTGTGATGGGGACCGTGCTCACCGTGCGGGCCATGACCTTTAGGTCCGTTTTTCATACGCTCCCTAAAGTTTCTCATTTGCTCCTTGTGAAAGTTGTTGAACTTTTCGAGCTGTTCGGCAGTCAAGATACCGGCAAGGGCCTGCATTCCGTTGATGCGGTGTTCCAGCAGGGACTTGTCTACATCGAGAACGCGAGCCTTGGCGGCATCGATTCCGGCAGAATCCTTACTTTCGAGAGCCTCGCCCAGAGCCCTTTCGGCATCATGTTTCTGCTGACGGAGGACCTTGAAAATGGAATCGCCTTTCACGCGGCTAGCCTCGATGGCAGATTTCTGTTCCGGTGTCACCTGCAGCAAGGAATCCATGGCGGCAAAGTCCATCTTGCCCCTGAATTTCGGACCCTTTTCAAAATCACCGTGCGGGCCCATGTGCTTGTGTTCGCCATTTTCATGCTTGGCGCAGCTCGGGCAGTGGCAAGGCTGTCCATTCTTTTCGCAAGAGCACGGTAGACCTTGCGAGCATGCGCAAGGACCTCCCTTTTGGCAACAGGTTGCGGTACTAGAGCAGCAATTGAAATTGCAGAACCTGCCGGCGAAAAAGCCTAAGGCGAGAGCAAGCACTATAATGCTTGCAATAAAGAGCTTTGATCCTTTCATGGTTTACTCCTTGGTTAAATAATTAAAGCCCACCGTTTCTTCCAATGTTTCGAACTCGTCGCTGGTGGAATTCCCGAGGTTTTCATACCAGCTCAGGAGTTCGGACGGTGCGGAATTGTTGATCGAAACGTATTCGGTAGAAGCGGAATTTTCCTGTTCAATGTCGCTGGTGAAAGACGGCAAAATCGCAGTCAGGCTCACAAGCACAAAACTTGCGGCCAGCGGAATCGCGCTGTACCAGCTCTTGATAGAGACAACCTTGCCCTTCGCGCTTTCGGCATCAAGTCTTGCGCAGACCTTGCTCCACGAGTCAGCCCGGGGAGTGAGCCGCTCCATTTTCGAAAAGTCAATTTTTGTAGACATGGTTAAGCTCCTTTTTTAAAGTTTGTCTTGCGTTCGTTCAGGTAGTTGCGAACAAAAGTTCTTGCACGGCTGAGGCGCGCCTTGATGGTTCCTTCGGGCATCTTGTAGATTTCCGCCAGGTCCTTCACGTCTAAATCTTCGGCATCCTTGAGCCAGAGCATGCTTCGCGTTTCGGCCTGGAGAGCATTCAGTCCCATTTCCAAAAGTTCCGGATCAAAGTTTTCATCGGAACTTTCTTCTTTGCCGAGTGCCGACTCCACGATCACGTCGAGGTGTTCCTCTTCAAGTTCGCGATGCCGTTTGTCGCCTCGCAACTTCATAAGGCAGGCGTTTACCGTGAGCCTGTAAAGCCATGTTGCAATAGCGGACTGTCCGCGAAAGCCCTGGATGGCCTTCGGGACCTGCACAAAAACATCCATCAGGATATCTTCGGCCTCGTCGCGATTTTTCAACATCCGGAAGGCGAGATTCAGCACATGTCCGCTGTGGGCCTCCCACAGCATGGCGAGCGCTTCGCGGCTACCTTCCCGCAGATATTGAAATATCACTTTTTCGTCCATTGTACCCTTTAGATGCACCTGAATGTCCGCCGGTTGCATCTTTTGTGAAAAATAATTATAAAAAAGAGTTTTTTCCTGCGTTTTTCTATATTTTCCGAAGATGTTCAAGATTCTCTGGGATAAGTTGCAAGAGGCTTTTGCCTCGGTTTTGCCCGTGACGCTGATTGTGCTCGCGGTGTCGTTTACGCCGCTTGTCCAATTTACCCCCAAGCAGCTGATTGTCTTTGGCATTTGCGCCGTGTTCCTGATCGGGGGCATCGGGCTTTTTAACCTGGGTGCCGACCTCGCCATGACCCCGATGGGCGAACATGTGGGATCCGGCCTCGCCAAATCACGGCGTCTGCAGTTGCTAGTTTCGGTGTGTTTCGTAATGGGCGTGCTCATTACCGTAGCAGAACCCGACTTGTCGGTGCTTGCCGAACAGGTTCGAGCCGCCGTGGAACCGACTCTCCTGATAGCAACCATCGGCGTCGGCGTCGGCGGATTCCTCGCCCTTTCCATCATCAAGATCGTTTTCAAGCGCGACCTTTCGACAATTATCATCTTCTTTTACCTGATGCTGTTCATGCTCGGTATGCTGATGCTTTCTTTCGGAAAAGAAATGTTCGTTCCCCTTGCATTCGATTCAGGTGGCGTGACGACAGGGCCGATTACTGTACCCTTCATCATGGCACTCGGCGTCGGTGTGGCAGGGGCCATTGGCGGCAAGAACGCGAACGAGAACAGCTTCGGCCTGATTGCACTCTGCTCGGTGGGTCCAATTATCGCCCTCATGGGACTCGTGATTTTTTCGAAAGGCGACCTGAGTTACCAACTTACGGAATCGGCCTACTCTATTGATGCAAGCCTCGGTCTGAATTTTCTGCCCACCATCATCGGAATCGCCAAGGAAGTTGTCATCGCCCTCGGTCTTATCGTGATTTTCTTTATGCTCCTACAGCTGACCGTTCTTCGGCTTTCGTGGAGCAAGCTCATCCCGATGGCATTCGGCATCGTTTACACGTTCGTAGGGTTGGTGGTTTTCTTGACGGCCGTCGCCGTCGGGTTTATGCCAATCGGTTTCGAACTGGGCAAGCAGCTGAGTGCCATGCCAAAGGCACTCGTAATAGCAGGATTTGTTCTCGGAATGGTGGTGGTGCTCGCGGAACCGGCCGTACACGTGCTCAACAAGCAAGTCGAAGAGATTACGGGAGGCCTCGTGACCAAGCGTTCGATGCTAATCGCCCTCTCGGTCGGTGTAGGGCTTTCTATCGGGCTCTCGATGATCCGCATCATTGTCGGCTTCCCCATTATCTACTACCTAATTCCCGGCTACTTTATTTCTCTCGGACTTTCGTTCTTTGTGCCGAAACTTTATACGGCAATCGCATTTGACTCCGGTGGCGTGGCGAGCGGCCCGTTGACCTCCAGTTTCATTCTGCCACTAGCCATTGGCGCTTGTGCAGGCCTCCGCGACGGTGGCGATTCCATTTTGAACTACGCTTTCGGCATTGTCGCGATGGTCGCGATGACACCATTGATTACCATCCAGGTACTCGGTTTCAGGGCCACCGTTTCAACGGCACTCCGTAACCGCATGATGATGCGTCGCATCCAGGATGCCGACGACGAACAGATTATCGACTTTATGTAGGGGGCGCTGTGGAAATCGATAAAAAAATCCGGAACAGAATCGTGCGCGGCACCCGAGCCAAAGTCTCGATGAACCGTCTCAAGATTTTGATTACGGTGGTGAGTCGTGCCAAGGCGGATTTTTACATGGACCACATCCAGTCCTTTGGCGTGAACATGCAGATGGTGCTGTTCGGGCAAGGGACAGCCCCCCGCGAAATTGCAACGGCAATGGGCCTTGCGGATTCCGACCGCGCCGTCATCATCAGCATCATCGGCGAAAACCAGCTTGCCGCGGCACTCGACAGCCTAGCCGAAAAGTTCAACACCATCGTGGGCGGCAAGGGCATCGCCTACACCATCCCCATGGCAAGTGTTATCGGCAAGTCCATTTTCAACTTTTTAAGCGACAACCGCGACGCGGTACGGAGAAATGAAAAATGAGCGGATTCAATCACGAAGTCATCTTTTGTATTGTAAATACCGGATTCTCTGAAACCGTGATGGATGCGGCCAAAGACGCCGGAGCCCGCGGCGGTACGATCCTGAACGCCCGCGGTACGGCAAACAAGGAAGCCGAATCGTTTTTCCATATCGCCATCCAGCCCGAAAAGGAAATCGTGATGATCCTGGTCGACGCGAAAATCAAGGACGCCGTGCTGCACGCCCTTTACCAGAAGGCGGGGCTTGACACCATGGGCCAGGGAATCGCCTTTTCGCTCCCCGTAGACAACGTGGTAGGCCTTACCCCGTGGAAGGCCGAAATCAAGGCTGCCGAAGCCGCCGCTGAAAAAGCTGCAGAAAAAGCGGAAAGCGCCATCGAAAACGCCGAAAAAAAGGCAAACTAAAATCTACTTGTTTCTACTTGCCGAAAGCGGACAAGTCGATACCAAGCTGATTTATTTTATACGTAAGAATGCGCGGAGTCGTCGAAAGACTGCGCGCCGCAGCGGCTACCTTACCCTTGCTACTCTTGAGGGCATCGCAGATAATGTCTTTCTCGTAGGCCTCCACCATACGCTTCAAGTTTCCGTTCACGGGAGTGCCGCTGGTTTCGGCGGTCTGCAGCGTGGTCGGGAAATGGTGCGGGTAGATGACGTCTTCGTCGGCAACGAGGACGGCTCGCTCAATTCCGTTTTCGAGTTCGCGCACGTTTCCGGGCCACGGGTAACTCATGAGCATGTTGATGGTGGTGCGGGCAAGGCGGCGGACATTTTTGCCCACGATACGGCAGTAATGTTCGACAAAATGGTCCGCCAGAAGCACGATGTCCGTCTTGCGGTTACGCAATGGCGGCACATAAATCGGGAAGATGTGCAGCTGGTAATAGAGGTCTTCGCGGAAGGTTCCTTCTTCGACCATCTGCTGCAGGTTCTTGGTGGTGGCCGCAATCACGCGCACATTCACCTTTTTAGAAATGCGGGCGCCAATGCGTTCCACTTCGCCGTTCTGCAACAGGCGCAGAAGTTTCACCTGAAGGTTTGGCGAAAGCTCGCCCACTTCGTCAAGGAACAGCGTGCCGCCCTCGGCCTGTTCTACGCGGCCGGGCGTCTCGGCGAACACACCCACGAGGGCACCGCGCACGCTGCCGAACAATTCGCGGTCAAGTACCGATTCCGGCATGGAGGCGCAATGGACGCGGACGAACGGGCCCATGTTGCGGTCGGAACGGTAATGGATAGCTTCGGCTACGAGTCCCTTGCCCGTGCCCACCTCGCCCACGATGAGCGCGGGTAGGGGGCTCTTTGAAACCTGGTCAATCTGCGCGTACACGCGCTGCATCTCGCTCGAACGCCCGATAATGTTATCGGGCTGGAAACGGTCCTTGAGTTCCAATGTCAAGCGTTCGTTTTCAGCCTTCAGGAGTTCATTTTCTTCGCGGGCCTCGCGACGGAGCTTCACGGCAGCCGCAAGCATCTGCGCGATGATTTCTAGCAGGCGGAGTTTTTCGGGAAGTTCTTCTTCCACCGGATTCTGCACGTCGGCACTGAAGGCGCCAATCACCTGGTGCTCCATAATCACGGGAACACAGAGGAACGCCTTGTCTTCCGTCTTGCCGCGCCCCGTGCGGTCGAGGAAGTCCGGGTCCTTCGCGACGGAAGGGATAATAATCGGCTTGCCCGTTTCCACCACGCGGCCGGTAATGCCCTCGCCCACCTTGTAGCGGCCCTTGCGCGCCTGGCGACTACTCAAGCCTTCCGCGATTTCAATGGAGATTTCACCGGTGTGGCGGTTGTACAGCGTAAGCGTCGCATGCTCCACGCCCATCGTGGATTCCACCACTTCCAGAATCGGGTGCGCGACGCTCTCGAAATCGAGCGTCTGGTTCAAAATGGAACTAATCTTGTAGAGCAGCTCCAGTTCCTGGATTTTGGATTGCGACGTGGGCATAGGAAAAATATACTATGGAACGATCCTTCTTACAACAGGAATTTTCCTGAGGCACCATGTAAATGCAATAATCACCGGAATCATCACAAGCGGAGCGCCCAGGCGATACACGAGCGAGTTCCTGTCGATTTCGGGAATCCTTGTCGCTGCATCGAGCAAGATAAACTGCAAGAGGTATATCTCGAAGGCGTACCGTCCAACGACCTTGACAAAGTTTGCAAGACGTTCCTGTTCCATCACCCAACGACCGGCATCCTTCAAGAAAACGAATACGCTTGTCGCATACAGCACCGACGGAACATTTTCGTATCCCTTGAACGTCCCGACAACATAGCCCGCTTTATGCGACAAATGATAAGTACCGACAACATGCAACGCAAGGCCAATCAAACCCGCAGTATGGATTAGCGCCTTGTGCCACCTTTTGAATTCATAGTTGTGCAACAACCATCCTAACAGCGGCCATATCAAAAATCCGGCCAATGCAGAAACACTGAACATGACATTCAAATCCGAATTGAAAACTTTTTTCAAGAAGGGTAGAAAGATATTGAATACAAAAGCCGCAATGACCAGGTAGGAGAACACAAGCCTCCTCTTGCTTTTTTCTACGGCCGCATAGAGAGGCATACACAGGTACAAAATGAACAAAGAATAAAAGAACCAGTAGATGCTGACGAAACCGTTGCCCGTTAGCCCCTGGTACACCGACTTGATCGAGATATTCGACCACAAGCGTTTTCCGGTATAAAGATCTATCGCCAGCGCGACCAGGCTCCAGACCAAGAAAGGCAACATAGTCTTCATGAAACGCCTCGCAAAGAAACGTTTCATAGAATACCTGTCAAAAAAATCCATAAGCGTAATCCCGCTGACCATAAAGAACAGCGGGACCGCAAAATAGAATACGCATTCAATGATATTTGCCGAGAACCAATAATCTTCTTTCCCGGAATAAAACCAGAAGCAGTTGTTCGTATGCAGAGTCAACACCGCGAATGCGGATACCACGATAACGAACGTGATATAGTCAGTCGACTTCCGCGCTTCCACGAGACTACTTAAGAGCTTCCTGCACCAGGGCAGATGCGCGCTTGGCGTCGAAACGGCCCTTGACCTTCGGGGAGAGTTCCTTCATGACCTTGCCCATGTCCTTGGGGCTAGAGGCTCCGGTCGCGGCCTTGATTTCTGCAATGAGGGCCTTGACTTCGTCCTCGGTCATCTCGGCGGGCATGTACTTGCGGTACAGGGCGATGGTCGCTTCTTCGGCAGGAATCTTGTCCATGAAGCCACCCTTCGTGAGGATGTCGATTGCTTCCTGCTTCTGTTTCACGCTACGGGCAAGAACGTCGACGCACATTTCGTCGGTGATCGTCTCTTCGATCTGGGCCGGAGTGGCACCGTTCTTCATGGCTTCGTTCTTGATGTCGGAATGGAGGGTACGGAGCGTTCCGAGAGTCTCGGAATCGTGCGCCTTCATGGCGGCCTTGATGTCGTCTTTAATCTTAGTCAGCAATGCACTGCTCATGTTTTACCCCTGGCGGATTACGCCCCGCTCCCGGCAATAAGGTTTAAACTCTAAAAACACGCAACGAGCCACCGGTCATAGACCGACGACTCATTACAACACAAGGCTAGAAACGATGTCCTAGAAAGCCTTGGCGATTCCACTACGGCAAACTGGCTCAGCCAGTCGACGACTAGTAGAGACGCTTGCGGTTCTGGTCAGCGATTTCCTTCAGGCGCTTGCGACGGGCAGCAGTTTCGATGCGCTTCTTTTCTTCAGAAGGCTTTTCGAAGCGCTGACGCTTCTTGACATCGGAAATGATGCCGTTCTTTTCGCAAGACTTGGTGAAACGCTTGAGAGCGCGTTCGAAAGGTTCGTTGGACTTAACAATTACGCCGATCACGATTATCCTTTGGTTAAATTAGAAATTCGTTTTTGGATAGCCAAATATATCTAATTGTACGAATTTCGTCAAGGGTATAAAAAAACGTCCGTTTTTAAGCATTTTTTTTACATTTTTTTCATCATAACTTGCGGATTATCAAAGACTTATGTATATTTTTTATTGAAAAAGTTTAAGTCCTCGGTTTTTTCAAAAAAAATTGGAGAATTGGATGAAAAAGTCAATCATTTCGCTCGCTGCCATCGCACTTGCCGGCTCCATGCTAGTCGCATGCAATGACGAAGAAGAACTCGTTCCGCAGATGCAACCGGCCAAGCCGGCCGCCCAGGCACCTGCCCCCAAGGCCGAGGAACAGCCGAAGGCCGAAGAACCGGAACTCGTGCCCCTCCAGTCCCTCTCCGCAAACACCAAGGCTGACGAAGCAGCCGAAGACGCCCAGAAAAAGGCTCCCGCACCGACCGGCAGCGTGCAGCAGCTTGACAAGGGCGACTTTGTCATCCAGGTCAGCATCCAGTCTTCCAAGAAGGCCGCCGATGGCATCGTGAAGAAGCTCGCCGAAAGCAACGTGAAGGCTTACATCGCCGAAGTGGAAAACCCGGGCGAACTCGAAGGCACCTACTACCGCATCCGCGTCGGCTATTTCGAATCGAGCGCCAACGCCCAGGAATACGGCAAGCAGGTTCTTTCTCCGCTCAACTACGCCTGGTGGGTGGACATGAGCAAGAACGACGACGTAGGTAACCCCGGCGGAGATGAAGATTACTCCAACTACTCCAACAATTCTTACTCCGAGCCGACTCCCGCACCGGAACCTGAACCGGCCCCCGCACCTGAGCCTGAACCGGCACCCGCACCGGCACCGGAACCCGCTCCCGCACCCGAGCCCGCACCGGCTCCTGCACCGGCACCGGAACCCGCTCCCGCACCCGAGCCCGCACCGGCTCCTGCACCGGCACCGGAACCCGCTCCTGCATCCGAGCCCGCCCAACAGGCTCCCGCAGCCCCGGCACCGGCCGACAATTTCGACGACTGGGAATAACAAGAGAATTTGTTCTAAATTTCAGGAAACACCGGCTCTGTCGGTGTTTCTTTTTTTACGGACGTTTCATTTTCTAAATTTGGCAATATGCCTACAAAGAAACCCAAAGTTTTTGTCGTTCATCTTGGATGTGCCAAGAACCAGGTCGATGCAGAAAACCTGGTCGGAGAAATGCTGCATGCCGGTTTTGCGACTTGCGATACGGCAGCCAAAGCGGATTACATCCTAGTGAACACCTGCGGTTTTATTGAAGCCGCCAAGGAAGAATCCATCAACGCGATTCTCGCACAAATTAACGGCAAAAAGCCGAAGCAGAAACTGATTGTATCGGGATGCCTTTCGGGCCGCTACGGCGACGAACTAGTAAAGGAACTGCCCGAAGTCGATTACTGGGTTGGCACCTACAGGCCGGGCGAACTTTTGAAGAAGATGGGCATCGTGGCACCGCAAACTTGCGATGCAGAGAACTTGCCTCGCATGAACCTGGGCGGATTCAAGCACCACGCCTACCTGAAGATTGCCGAAGGCTGCAACCGCCGCTGCGCCTACTGCGCCATCCCCCTTATCCGCGGCAAGCAGGTTTCCCGCAGTATCGAAGACATTGTTGCCGAAGCCAAGGAACTCGAAGCGCAGGGCGTCCAGGAAATCACGCTCATCGCACAAGACACGACTTACTTCGGTCGCGAAAAGGGCAAGAAGGGCGGCACGCTCGCCCAACTTTTACGCGCCATTCTCGACAACACGAACATTCCGTGGATCCGTACGCTCTACTGGTACCCGATGTTCGTGGACGACGAACTATTGGACCTGATGGCAAACGAGCCGCGCCTGGTGAAATACGTGGACATGCCGATCCAGCACGCCAGCGACAACGTGCTCAAGAACATGAAGCGCAATTACCGCAAGAAGGAACTCGTGGACATTCTGCACAAGATCCGCGAGCGCATTCCGGGCGTTACGCTGCGCACCACGGTACTTGTGGGTTTCCCCGGCGAAACCCACGAAGACTTTGAAGAACTGATGGAACTTTTGGAAGACATCAAGTTCGATCACCTGGGCGGATTCGTGTTCAGCCCCGAAGAAGGCACCCCCGTGATGGAAATGGACTTGCCCGCGGTCGACGAGAGCGAGGCCCGCGCAAGGCTCGATGCCGTCACCGACCTGCAGGAAGAACTTGATGCCGAACACGCCGAAGCGATGATCGGAAAGAAAGTCCGCGTTATTATCGACCAGGTTGCCGAAGAAAGCGAATACCATTTCTACGGACGCACCGAAGGCAATTCCATGGAAAACGACGACATCGTGAAGGTGATCGAGGGTGACGCCGACGTGGGCGAATTCCGCGATGCGCTGGTGGTGGACGCCGAGCCGCACGAACTGATTGTGAAGCTGGTGTAGGATGCGATTGTACACAAACCTTCGGTTTGTGTACCTGCCCCTCGGCTCAGAAATAGGCAAGCTAGCTTGCCCGCTTCATTCGCCTTGCGGGGCAGTCGAACTTGCATTTTCATCTAAATCAAAAAGTATAAAAGGAATGCTCCCTAAGGGAGCATTCCTTTTATACCCTTGATGCGATTCGAACGCATGACCTTCAACTTCGGAGGCTGACACTCTATCCAACTGAGCTACAAGGGCGTGTGGCGCAAATATAGCAAAATGGGCCGGCATAGCCGACCCATTCTCTCATTTAAACTCAAACCTTAGCGGCCTTCGCGTTCCCTGGCCTTTTCACGTTCACGGCGACGCTTTTCGGTGTCATCCGGGAAGAGTTCCGGCAGGGCATAGCCAATCGCAATGCCGAACACGATGCCCGTCTTGCTCATGCCGTCTTTGTTCACGACCTTGGAGCCCCATTCGCCGTTCCACATTCCTTCGATTTCCTTCTTGCGGAAACTCGGGTTGTCCGTGCTTTCGTCACCTGTATTCGGGGTGCTGGCAAGCTTCGGTGCGTAATACATACCGATAGAGAACTGCAGGTAGTACCATTCGTTGGTCAGGTAAGTAATAAGCGCATCAAACTGGAAACCGTTCACCTTGATCAAAGAACGAACATTGCCTTCCGGCTTGATGTCGTGGTCAAAATAGACTGTACCGTAAGAAACAGACAGGCCCAAGTGCAGCGGGTTCTTGGGGAAGAGATAATAGTTAATACCCGCTTTCCAGCCCGTGCCACCTTCGAGTTCCCATTCGTCGAAGTCATTGTCCGTACCCTTGGGAAGGAAACCATAGGAGCCGTAAAGGGCAAAGTGGAAAGGCAGGATATATTCAAGACCAGCACCGATGCCCATACCCATACCGGTTTCGCCCATGATCGGATAACGGGAACCCATACCGATCTGGAAAATCAGACGGTTACGGAGCCAGTCGCGGCGACGCTCGGAGTTCGCGTATTCATCGAGACGCTGCTCTTCTTCAAACTTCTTGCGTTCGGCCATCTCACGGCGCTGGGCGGCAGACATACCGACATCGGAGAAATCTTCTTCTTCGTCTTCGGAAGAGGCCATCGCAGCATGCGAACCGCCACCATCGGACGCCGAAACAAAACCATCATCGTCATCCTCTTGTTCAGAAGATGCGGCGGCAGGAGCGGATACGAAGCCTTCATCATCGTCATCAAAATCGTCCTGAGCCCAGGACATGAAGGCGGTCAAACTCAAAGCCAAAAGTACTTTCTTAAACATTAAAAGCCTCAGATTATATAATCGCATTTGCGAATATAACTTTTAAGCGGACGTTTTGCAAAAAACAAAATGTAAAAAAAGCAAAAAACACTCCCATTTAAGATTTTTTGTAAGCAAAAGTCCACAAAACTCCCGTTATTTTGCCTCCAGCAATTTTGCCTTGATGCTCCCGAGCGCAATTTCGCACTCCATGAGCACCGGAATCCGGCGGTCGTCGTCGGTCAACCAAATGAAAATCCGTCCCTTGGAAACGAAAATTCCATCTCCGTCGAGCACAGGTTCCACCTTGATGCAGGGAACCTTCCCG comes from Fibrobacter sp. UWH4 and encodes:
- a CDS encoding Spy/CpxP family protein refolding chaperone, producing the protein MKGSKLFIASIIVLALALGFFAGRFCNFNCCSSTATCCQKGGPCACSQGLPCSCEKNGQPCHCPSCAKHENGEHKHMGPHGDFEKGPKFRGKMDFAAMDSLLQVTPEQKSAIEASRVKGDSIFKVLRQQKHDAERALGEALESKDSAGIDAAKARVLDVDKSLLEHRINGMQALAGILTAEQLEKFNNFHKEQMRNFRERMKNGPKGHGPHGEHGPHHN
- a CDS encoding acyltransferase — encoded protein: MEARKSTDYITFVIVVSAFAVLTLHTNNCFWFYSGKEDYWFSANIIECVFYFAVPLFFMVSGITLMDFFDRYSMKRFFARRFMKTMLPFLVWSLVALAIDLYTGKRLWSNISIKSVYQGLTGNGFVSIYWFFYSLFILYLCMPLYAAVEKSKRRLVFSYLVIAAFVFNIFLPFLKKVFNSDLNVMFSVSALAGFLIWPLLGWLLHNYEFKRWHKALIHTAGLIGLALHVVGTYHLSHKAGYVVGTFKGYENVPSVLYATSVFVFLKDAGRWVMEQERLANFVKVVGRYAFEIYLLQFILLDAATRIPEIDRNSLVYRLGAPLVMIPVIIAFTWCLRKIPVVRRIVP
- a CDS encoding GatB/YqeY domain-containing protein, which codes for MSSALLTKIKDDIKAAMKAHDSETLGTLRTLHSDIKNEAMKNGATPAQIEETITDEMCVDVLARSVKQKQEAIDILTKGGFMDKIPAEEATIALYRKYMPAEMTEDEVKALIAEIKAATGASSPKDMGKVMKELSPKVKGRFDAKRASALVQEALK
- a CDS encoding DUF1538 domain-containing protein — translated: MFKILWDKLQEAFASVLPVTLIVLAVSFTPLVQFTPKQLIVFGICAVFLIGGIGLFNLGADLAMTPMGEHVGSGLAKSRRLQLLVSVCFVMGVLITVAEPDLSVLAEQVRAAVEPTLLIATIGVGVGGFLALSIIKIVFKRDLSTIIIFFYLMLFMLGMLMLSFGKEMFVPLAFDSGGVTTGPITVPFIMALGVGVAGAIGGKNANENSFGLIALCSVGPIIALMGLVIFSKGDLSYQLTESAYSIDASLGLNFLPTIIGIAKEVVIALGLIVIFFMLLQLTVLRLSWSKLIPMAFGIVYTFVGLVVFLTAVAVGFMPIGFELGKQLSAMPKALVIAGFVLGMVVVLAEPAVHVLNKQVEEITGGLVTKRSMLIALSVGVGLSIGLSMIRIIVGFPIIYYLIPGYFISLGLSFFVPKLYTAIAFDSGGVASGPLTSSFILPLAIGACAGLRDGGDSILNYAFGIVAMVAMTPLITIQVLGFRATVSTALRNRMMMRRIQDADDEQIIDFM
- a CDS encoding SPOR domain-containing protein; protein product: MKKSIISLAAIALAGSMLVACNDEEELVPQMQPAKPAAQAPAPKAEEQPKAEEPELVPLQSLSANTKADEAAEDAQKKAPAPTGSVQQLDKGDFVIQVSIQSSKKAADGIVKKLAESNVKAYIAEVENPGELEGTYYRIRVGYFESSANAQEYGKQVLSPLNYAWWVDMSKNDDVGNPGGDEDYSNYSNNSYSEPTPAPEPEPAPAPEPEPAPAPAPEPAPAPEPAPAPAPAPEPAPAPEPAPAPAPAPEPAPASEPAQQAPAAPAPADNFDDWE
- a CDS encoding RNA polymerase sigma factor, yielding MDEKVIFQYLREGSREALAMLWEAHSGHVLNLAFRMLKNRDEAEDILMDVFVQVPKAIQGFRGQSAIATWLYRLTVNACLMKLRGDKRHRELEEEHLDVIVESALGKEESSDENFDPELLEMGLNALQAETRSMLWLKDAEDLDVKDLAEIYKMPEGTIKARLSRARTFVRNYLNERKTNFKKGA
- a CDS encoding sigma-54-dependent Fis family transcriptional regulator, which translates into the protein MPTSQSKIQELELLYKISSILNQTLDFESVAHPILEVVESTMGVEHATLTLYNRHTGEISIEIAEGLSSRQARKGRYKVGEGITGRVVETGKPIIIPSVAKDPDFLDRTGRGKTEDKAFLCVPVIMEHQVIGAFSADVQNPVEEELPEKLRLLEIIAQMLAAAVKLRREAREENELLKAENERLTLELKDRFQPDNIIGRSSEMQRVYAQIDQVSKSPLPALIVGEVGTGKGLVAEAIHYRSDRNMGPFVRVHCASMPESVLDRELFGSVRGALVGVFAETPGRVEQAEGGTLFLDEVGELSPNLQVKLLRLLQNGEVERIGARISKKVNVRVIAATTKNLQQMVEEGTFREDLYYQLHIFPIYVPPLRNRKTDIVLLADHFVEHYCRIVGKNVRRLARTTINMLMSYPWPGNVRELENGIERAVLVADEDVIYPHHFPTTLQTAETSGTPVNGNLKRMVEAYEKDIICDALKSSKGKVAAAARSLSTTPRILTYKINQLGIDLSAFGK
- a CDS encoding P-II family nitrogen regulator — translated: MSGFNHEVIFCIVNTGFSETVMDAAKDAGARGGTILNARGTANKEAESFFHIAIQPEKEIVMILVDAKIKDAVLHALYQKAGLDTMGQGIAFSLPVDNVVGLTPWKAEIKAAEAAAEKAAEKAESAIENAEKKAN
- the rpsU gene encoding 30S ribosomal protein S21; the encoded protein is MIGVIVKSNEPFERALKRFTKSCEKNGIISDVKKRQRFEKPSEEKKRIETAARRKRLKEIADQNRKRLY
- a CDS encoding GTP pyrophosphokinase family protein, yielding MEQVTNKDYGLPPKETLILEEYREQRIVFEKLLRIVKRILRESIQENKIYINAIEGRVKAEDSLAGKLERKSGKYNSLSDLTDILGVRVITFYSDEVDKIAALVGRTFTIDWENSIDKRKMHEIHSFGYNSLHYICKLPKEKYFDPNYPQLNEIRFEVQMRTALQHVWSVLDHDTGYKSGFEVPREYLRNLNRLAGMLELVDEQFCLIRSGINDYRRQVQSLVSSGSFDEIELNGDSFSNYLELRPFDALNKRIASINQAEIHETSLSRFLSVFVSFGFKTLGDIDRLIKRDSEDAYQLAAFQLANTDLDIINSSLGVISLCAVHVLKQGGGMLELTRFLEDLNGASANNKHRAEGLLRVAQNLSFMKK